The Arctopsyche grandis isolate Sample6627 chromosome 7, ASM5162203v2, whole genome shotgun sequence genome includes a window with the following:
- the LOC143914958 gene encoding UPF0729 protein AAEL015238 has protein sequence MVCVPCIFIPVLLYIWHKFIQPYVLKFWNPWAKKDEKGDVVQTEFPFTCSGGACPFPSKNKGIDESKTDKTNEELPIEDKSKSD, from the coding sequence ATGGTTTGCGTGCCTTGCATTTTCATTCCCGTGCTGCTTTATATATGGCACAAATTCATTCAACCGTACGTTTTGAAGTTCTGGAATCCTTGGGCCAAGAAGGACGAAAAAGGAGACGTGGTTCAGACCGAATTTCCATTCACCTGCAGCGGAGGAGCGTGTCCTTTCCCATCCAAAAATAAGGGCATCGACGAATCAAAAACTGACAAGACCAACGAAGAACTACCAATAGAAGACAAGTCCAAGTCTGATTAG
- the CCT3 gene encoding chaperonin containing TCP1 subunit 3, which produces MFGGQPILVLSQNTKRESGRKVQIENVAAGKAVADVIRTCLGPRAMLKMLMDPMGGIVMTNDGNAILREITVQHPAAKSMIEISRTQDEEVGDGTTSVIVLAGEILSMSEQYLEQNIHPTIIIKQYRAALENATQVLEQKGSITIDTNDREKLREVVRSCVGTKFIGKWADLAVDIALDAVQTVMMTENGRTEIDIKRYAKVEKIPGGSIDESCVLSGVMLNKDVTHAKMRRYIENPRIILLDCPLEYKKGESQTNVEISEEQDFTRMLQLEEEHVLRLCNDIIAVKPDLIFTEKGVSDLAQHFLLKAGITAIRRVRKSDNNRVARACGATVVNRTDELKESDVGTGAGLFEIKKLGDEYFTYITKCKDPKACTILLRGASKDVLNETERNLQDALHVARNLMLSPKLVAGGGAVEMLVSQCIAGDLSYPDNSPYHAIGRALEIIPRTLTQNCGANTIRTLTALRAKHLEVGATSPCTFGINGETGEITDMATIGVWEPLSVKLQIYKTAVETAILLLRIDDIVSGSKKRERGDGAPQQ; this is translated from the exons ATGTTCGGCGGTCAGCCCATCCTCGTGCTCAGCCAAAACACCAAGCGGGAGTCCGGCAGGAAAGTCCAGATCGAGAACGTCGCCGCTGGAAAG gCCGTAGCAGACGTTATCAGAACATGTCTCGGTCCGAGAGCGATGTTGAAGATGTTGATGGATCCCATGGGCGGTATTGTCATGACCAACGACGGTAACGCAATCCTGCGAGAGATCACCGTCCAGCATCCCGCTGCCAAGTCGATGATCGAAATCTCCAGGACGCAAGACGAAGAA GTTGGCGACGGTACCACTTCGGTCATTGTGCTCGCTGGCGAGATCCTCTCAATGTCCGAACAATACCTAGAGCAAAATATTCACCCTACCATAATCATTAAGCAGTATCGCGCTGCATTGGAAAATGCCACTCAAGTCTTGGAGCAGAAAGGATCCATCACCATTGACACGAACGACAGAGAGAAATTGAGAGAagtt GTTCGTTCATGTGTTGGCACCAAATTCATCGGAAAATGGGCCGATTTGGCTGTAGATATTGCTCTCGACGCTGTACAGACTGTCATGATGACCGAGAACGGTCGCACGGAAATCGACATCAAAAG GTACGCCAAAGTTGAAAAGATTCCCGGAGGTTCAATCGACGAGTCGTGCGTCCTTAGTGGTGTGATGCTGAACAAAGACGTCACACACGCCAAGATGCGCAGATACATTGAAAACCCACGAATAATCCTCCTCGATTGCCCGCTAGAATATAAGAAAGGTGAAAGTCAAACGAACGTCGAAATCTCTGAAGAACAG GACTTTACGCGGATGCTGCAACTCGAAGAGGAACATGTGTTGCGTCTCTGCAACGATATCATCGCCGTGAAACCGGATTTAATATTCACCGAAAAGGGAGTGTCTGATTTGGCGCAACATTTCTTGTTGAAAGCTGGAATTACTGCCATCAGACG agtaCGTAAGTCTGATAACAATCGGGTCGCCCGAGCTTGTGGAGCGACTGTAGTGAATCGCACCGACGAGTTGAAGGAGAGTGATGTCGGAACCGGAGCTGGACTttttgaaattaagaaattGGGTGATGAATACTTCACTTACATCACAAAATGCAAAGATCCCAAA GCTTGTACTATTCTGCTTAGAGGTGCCTCAAAAGACGTACTCAATGAGACTGAAAGAAATCTTCAAGACGCTCTTCACGTTGCTCGCAATCtt ATGCTGTCACCAAAGTTGGTAGCCGGAGGTGGTGCTGTTGAAATGCTAGTTTCTCAATGTATAGCCGGCGACTTGTCTTACCCTGATAATTCTCCGTATCATGCCATTGGACGAGCTCTAG aaaTCATTCCTCGTACTTTGACTCAAAATTGTGGTGCGAATACTATTAGGACGTTAACGGCCCTTCGTGCGAAGCATCTCGAAGTCGGCGCCACCAGCCCTTGCACTTTCGGAATCAACGGCGAAACTGGCGAAATCACAGACATGGCCACTATCGGAGTGTGGGAACCTTTGAGTGTTAAGTTACAG ATTTACAAAACCGCTGTTGAGACGGCAATCTTACTTTTACGTATCGACGATATAGTTTCGGGATCAAAGAAGAGGGAGAGGGGTGACGGTGCGCCGCAACAATAA